GGGACACCGACAAACCCGACGGTCGCCGATCCGAACGCCAACAACACCAGCGGCAGGCGCATGCTCCACGGCGCCTCGTGCAGGTGGCTGAGCGTATGCGCGTCAAGCCTCGACCTCCCCTCAAAGGCGAGGAAGTACAGGCGAAACATGTACAACCCGGTGCCCACCGCGGTCAGCGCTCCAATGACCCAAAGCATGTGATGTCCTGAGCCATAGGCAGCAGCGAGGATCTCGTCCTTGCTCCAGAAGCCGGCGAAGGGGGCAATTCCGGCATTGGCCAGCGCGCCCACGAGAAAGCTGCCGGCGGTGACACGGAGGGACTTCCGCATCCCCCCCATCTTTCTGATATCCTGCTCGCCGGCCAGCGCATGAATCACCGACCCGGCCGACAGGAAGAGGAGGGCCTTGAAGAAGGCATGCGTCATCAGGTGAAAAATCCCCGCGGCGTATGCACCGACTCCCAGGCCTAAAAACATATAGCCGAGTTGGGAGATGGTCGAGTAGGCGATAATCCGCTTGATATCGGTCTGAACCAAAGCGATGGTTGCGGCATAGAGAGCCGTAAGGCCACCAACCCAGGCGACGATCTCCAGGGTAACGGGCGCCAGTTGGAACAGGGGAGCGGAACGAGCAACCAGGTAGACGCCCGCCGTCACCATGGTAGCGGCATGAATCAGCGCCGACACGGGGGTCGGTCCCTCCATTGCATCAGGCAACCAGACATACAACGGGAGTTGGGCCGACTTGCCGGTCGCGCCGATGAACAGGAGGAGGGTAAGCAGCAGTGCGGTCATAGAGCCATACGTAAGCAAGGTCGGCGCTTCTGCAAATACGGTCTGGAAGTCCAGTGACCCGAACAGCAGGATCATCCAGATCAGCCCCACAACCATGGCGCCGTCGCCGATCCGGTTCACCAGAAAGGCCTTGGTCCCCGCCGATGCCGCAGCCGGTCGTTCGAACCAGAAACCGATCAACAGGTAGGAACAGAGGCCCACCCCTTCCCATCCCACAAAAAGCAGAAGATAGTTATCGGCCAGGACCAGGACCAGCATCTCGGCCAGGAAGAGATTGAGCAGCGAGAAGAAGCGGTGGTAGTCGCGGTCTTCCCCCATGTAGCCGATCGAGTAGATATGGATCAGCAGGCCCACGCCACAT
Above is a window of Candidatus Methylomirabilis sp. DNA encoding:
- the nuoL gene encoding NADH-quinone oxidoreductase subunit L, whose product is MLNQIWLIPVIPLVGSLVVGLMGRRMPRGLVAGIACGAPSLSLLLSLMSFAHLLQMPVEERLLRSSLGSWIASGDFSVSFGFLFDPLSAVMALVVCGVGLLIHIYSIGYMGEDRDYHRFFSLLNLFLAEMLVLVLADNYLLLFVGWEGVGLCSYLLIGFWFERPAAASAGTKAFLVNRIGDGAMVVGLIWMILLFGSLDFQTVFAEAPTLLTYGSMTALLLTLLLFIGATGKSAQLPLYVWLPDAMEGPTPVSALIHAATMVTAGVYLVARSAPLFQLAPVTLEIVAWVGGLTALYAATIALVQTDIKRIIAYSTISQLGYMFLGLGVGAYAAGIFHLMTHAFFKALLFLSAGSVIHALAGEQDIRKMGGMRKSLRVTAGSFLVGALANAGIAPFAGFWSKDEILAAAYGSGHHMLWVIGALTAVGTGLYMFRLYFLAFEGRSRLDAHTLSHLHEAPWSMRLPLVLLAFGSATVGFVGVPPGSGLLQRFLSSVFPVLVHEGGAAPPLFEILLAIVALVMAVGGIAIAFRYCLSDPGRSEALAGRYPILYRTLLHKYWVDELYEKVVVHPIVTSARAISESFDARIVDGSVNGIATLTTRAGSLLRQLQTGHVPAYILSILIGAVALLGYLAFYG